The genomic interval AAGACCTATCCCGGCGGCAAGAAGGTGTTCGAGAACATCCGCCTGAACTTCCTTCCCGGCGTGAAGATCGGCGTGGTCGGCGTCAACGGCGCCGGTAAATCGACGCTGCTGAAGGTGATGGCCGGTCTGGACAAGGATTTCTCGGGCGAGGCCTGGGCCGCGAAGGGAGCGACTGTCGGCTATCTGCCGCAAGAGCCGCAACTGGACGAGTCGCTGAATGTGCGTGACAACGTCATGCTGGGCGTCGCGGCCAAGAAGGCCAAGCTGGACCGCTATAACGAGCTGGCGATGAACTACTCGGACGAAACCGCCGAGGAAATGGCCAAGCTGCAGGACGAAATCGACGCCGAAAACCTGTGGGATCTGGACAGCCAGATCGACGTCGCGATGGAGGCCCTGCGCTGTCCGCCCGACGATACCGATGTCTCGACCCTGTCGGGCGGGGAACGCCGCCGGGTCGCGCTGTGCAAGCTGCTTCTGGAACAGCCCGACATGCTGCTGCTGGACGAACCGACCAACCACCTCGATGCGGAAACCATCGCCTGGCTGCAAAAGCACCTGATCGAATATCCCGGCACCATCCTGATAGTTACCCATGACCGCTATTTCCTGGATGACATCACCAGCTGGATCCTGGAACTGGATCGCGGCCGGGGTATCCCATACGAAGGAAACTATTCCGCCTGGTTGGAACAGAAGGCCAAGCGGCTGGAACAAGAGGCCCGCGAGGACAGGTCGAAGCAAAAGACGCTGGAACGCGAACTGGAATGGATCCGCGCCGGTGCCAAGGCCCGTCAGGCCAAGCAGAAGGCCCGGATCAACGCCTATAACGAAATGGCCAGCCAGTCCGAGCGTGAAAAGCTGTCGCGCGCGCAGATCATCATCCCCAATGGCGAACGTCTGGGCAATAAGGTGATCGAGGTGGACGGGCTGAAAAAGGCCATGGGCGACAAGCTTCTGATCGAGGGTCTGGAATTCAACCTGCCTCCGGGGGGGATCGTCGGCGTGATCGGTCCGAACGGGGCCGGTAAATCGACCCTCTTCCGGATGCTGACCGGGCAGGAACAGCCCGATGACGGTGCCATCACCTATGGCGATACGGTCAATCTGTCCTATGTCGATCAGTCGCGTGATGCGCTGGACCCGAACAAGACCGTCTGGGAAGAGATCAGCGGCGGGGCCGAACAGATCGAACTGGGCGATGCGACGATGAACAGCCGCGCCTATTGCAGCGCCTTCAACTTCAAGGGTGGCGATCAGCAGAAGAAGGTCGGCCAGTTGTCAGGCGGTGAGCGCAACCGCGTGCACATGGCCAAGCTGCTGAAATCGGGCGGCAACGTGCTGCTGCTGGACGAACCGACCAACGATTTGGACGTGGAAACCCTGCAGGCGCTGGAAGCCGCGCTGGAGGATTTCGCGGGCTGCGCGGTGATCATCAGCCACGACCGTTTCTTCCTTGACCGTCTGTGCACGCATATCCTGGCCTTCGAAGGCGATGCCCATGTCGAATGGTTCGAGGGCAATTTCGAGGCTTACGAGGAAGACAAGGTCCGCCGTCTGGGACCGGACAGCATCGAGCCGAAGCGGGTCAAGTACAAGAAATTCACCCGCTAGCCTGTCACGCGGCGCAGACATGTGACCGGGATCCCTCATCAGTCCCTGATGGGGGATTTTGCTTGTTCGCTTGCCGGTTATGCCGTGATAATCTCGGCGCGCAAATCTTTTACGCCATCTGAATAAGGCTTTATCCGGTGCATCCTGTCCTTCGCGCGCTTGCGTATGTGTTTTCTTTTTCTGTGATCTCTGGTGTCGCGGCATGGGCCGGGACGGGGGCAAACAGCGCGGCGGCCGATCTTTCGGCCTGCCAGACGGGCGATCAGGAGGCCTGCCTTCGCGGCGCCCGGTCCGCGCAAGCTGCGGGGGATAACGCGCTGTTGCAGGTCTTTTCGGAAACGGGCTGCGCCCATGGCAACGTGATTTCCTGCAGTGATGAGGGCATGCTGATTATCGCGGGTCTCAATCCGGACGGCGATCTGCAGCGTGCCGTGACATTGGTTCAGCAAGGCTGCGACCGGGACTATGCGCGGGCCTGTACCAATCTGGGCTACCTGCATTTTACCGGCACCGCAGTTTCGCAGAGCCCGGAAAAGGCGGCCAGTTATTACCGGCGCGGCTGCGACGGCGGCAGCGCCGCGGGCTGTCGCAATCTGGGGCTGATGGTGGCGCAGGGCGACGTGCCCCAGAAAGGTCTGCCGAGTGTTGATGAACTGTTGGATCGCGCCTGTGATCTTGGCGACGTTACCGCCTGCTGAGCCAGGCCAGATGAGGAGTTGAAATGAAGGACTGGCTGCAATCGGGTTGGATCCTGCGCCTGCGCGAGGTGCTGGGGAAGATGTGGGTGCGGGTCGTGCTGTACAGCCTAGCCGGGATCGTGCTGGCGGTTGTCGCGCCATTCGTCGGGCCCTATCTGCCCTTCACGCCCGAGATGGATCTGGCCTCGGGTGCCGTGGATTCGCTGTTGAACATCATCGCCTCAAGCATGCTGGCGGTGACGACATTCTCGATGTCGATCCTGGTCGGCGCCTATGGCTCAGCCACTTCCAATGCCACGCCCCGCGCCGTCCGCCTGCTGGAAGGGGACAAGACCGCGCAGACGGCGGTGTCGGTCTTCATGGGCTCTTTCATGTTCGCGATCGTCGGCATCGTCTGCCTGGCGGCAGAGCTTTACAGCGATCAGGGCCGGGTATTGCTGTTCGTCGCCACGCTGGTGGATATCGCGGTGATCGCCTCGGCATTGTTGCGCTGGGTGAACCATCTGAATGATTTCGGCCGGATGAGCGATATCATCGACCGGATCGAGCGGGCCTCGCTGCCTGCGGCGCGGCTGTATCGCGACCGTCCCTCGCTGGGCTGCGTGCCGCGCCCGCTGGAGGAAACCGAAACAACGGTCATGCTGAAGGTCCAGAAATCGGGCTATGTCAAATTCGTCGATATGAACAGGCTGCAGACCGTGGCCTCGGCCGAGGATCTGCATGTCGAAGTCCTTCGCATGCCCGGCAAATATGTCCATGAAGGCGAGGCGCTCTTGCGTCTGAGCAGGCCCGCAAGCGAAAAGAGCCAGAAGCTTCTGCGTGAGGCATTCAGCCTGGGCGAGTCCCGCGCCTTCGATCAGGATCTGTTCTACGGCATGATCGTTCTGGGAGAGGTGGCCAGCAAGGCGCTGTCGCCGGGGATCAACGATCCGGGCACCGCGATCGAGGTTCTGCGTGCCGGCACCCGGGTTCTGCGCGTCTTCCACGGCACGCCGGACAAGGAAAATTCCAACTATTTCGACCGTGTCCACACGCCCCCGATCGACGTGCATGCGCTTTACAGAACCTTCTTTGCGGCGATTGCGCGCGATGGGGCGGGGCTGATCGAGGTGCAGGAAACGGTGCAGGATTCGCTGTCCTCGCTTGAAACCTTCGGCGATCCTGCCGCAGCGCGTATCGAGGCTGCCCGCGCCCGCAAGCGCGCCTCTGACGCGCTGGATCAGGAATGGGAGCAGGAGACGCTGCGCAATGCCTGAGGCGGCCCTCAGCGTATCTTGCCCTTCCAGCCGGGCGGGCGCTTTGCGACCCATCGGAAGAACTTTGCCAGTTCGGGATGGCCGCGCAGCGCCTCGACCGTGTTGTAATGGCGCGCAAGCTCGGTTTCGGTGATGGTCTTGTGGATCATCGAATGGCAGGCCTGATGGATCAGCACCACCGGCCCGCCCTTGCCGCCGCGCAGCTTGGGGATCAGATGATGCCGGCTTTGCGGCACGCCCGGCGGGATCGGGCGGTCGCAAAGCGGGCAGATCGGGTCTGACGGGAAAGTGAGGTTCGGCATCCTGTCTGTCGGTTTACCCCCGCGTCCGGGACGCGGTAAGGCTGGGCTTCATCCGTGACCAGTGTAGCCGAAAGGAACCGCCATGCCGACCCGTCGCTTTGTTCTTGCCAGCGGTGCCGCCCTTGGGGTCGTTCCGGCCCTGCCGACATTCGCGCAAAGCGCCCAGCGTGCGAACCCCATGCCCGAGGAGTTGCGGCAGGCACTGGAACGCGATCCGACCTCGCCCGTACTGGGCAATCCGCAGGGCAATATCACGCTGACGGAATTCTTCGACTATAATTGCCCCTTCTGCAAAAAGATGGTCGGCACGATCCAGCAGCTGATTTCCAGCGACCCGCAACTGCGCGTGACCTATCGCGAATGGCCGGTCTTTGGCCCGGGATCGGATTTCGCCGCGCGGGCGTCTCTGGCCTCGCTGCAGCAGCGGAAATACTGGCAGTTTCACGCCGCGCTGATGGCCATGCGCGACCGTGCCGAGGAGGGCAGCGTCATGCGGGTCGCCCGTCAGGTCGATCTGGATGAGGCAAAGCTGCGCAAGGATATGCAGTCCGAGAACGTCGAAACTCATATCAGGAACAGCGCCGATCTGGCGCAGCATATGGGGCTGATCGGCACGCCGACCTTCATCTGCGGAGATGAGGCCGCCTTCGGAGAGCTGAGCCTTGACGACCTGCGCGAACTGATCGCCCGCGGGCGCGAGGCCCTGGGCGTCAGCAAGGCCTGATCAGTCCAGCATCTTGTTGAAACTGCACAGATCCAGCCCCTCGGGCGTCAGATAGTCGAAATGCCGTTCCACCGCGCGGGCGACATCCTTTTTCGAGGCTTTGGACATGCCACGCTTGCGCAGAATTTCGGGCGGGTGTCGCGGCGTGTCATTATCCCCGCGATGCGTGACGATATTGGGGAAATGCGGATCGGTGACGGCGACCAGCCGCTGCGGGATTGCGTAATGCCCGAAATCAAAGATCGTGCGCGATGAATGGCGCACGCAGGCACCGGCGCTGAAAAACGGGCTGAACCAGTTATAGATCCCCTCGGTCGGGCCATCGGTGACGCAGTAGAAGATCGAGGGGAAGCTGACGGCAAAATGCGCATTGCGCCACATGCAGACGGCGTGCCTGCGCAGGCGGCGGACGTAATCCTTGGCCACGCAATCATCGTCATCCAGCCGGAACTGCATCGTGTCCTTCAGGTCCAGGTCGATCTCTTCCGCGACCTGCTTGATCGCGTCCGAGATGTGGATCGGCGGCAGGAAGCGCAGAACCACCTGATCGACGCCGCGACAGATCTCGCGCAGCTTGTCCTGATATTCCAGCGGCATCCGGTCCGATGAAACGACCAGAAGCTGAAAATCCGCATCCGATTGATTGGCCAGCGACCGCAGCGTCAGGTGCTGAAAGGTCTGCAGCCGCGCCTCGATCCGGGCCGGGTCGAACAGCTCGATCGCCTTTTCGGCATAGATCCCCTCAAGCGCCTCATCGGGTTGGTTCTTATAGGCTTTCCAGTCGCCCCGCCCCAGCATCGAGAAACGGCAAACGCCCAATATGCGTACGTCACGGTCGTTCATGTCGGGATATCCTGCGCGTTAAAGGGCTTGCACCCGCTTGGAAAGGCGGCGTTCCAGACCATTCCCGCGATCACGATCAATGGCATAATCGATACTGGCCTGAACGGCATCCTCGGTCGGCGCGATCCAGCCCGCAGCGCTGTCGATAAAGCCGTTTTCGGCCAGTTGCTGCGCCAGAAGCTCGTGGTCCAACTCGCCCCAGCTATGGTGGTTCGTGTGCCGATGTTCCTTGTCCATCCAATGCGCGGTCAGGGCATTGATGACGACCGGCTGTCGCCCGGTCATGCCCTCAAGCTGCAGGGCAATCCACTCATGGGCGTTATTTTCGCGACGCAGGATGAAGGCGAATTTCTTCGAGGGGTCCGCGGTCATTCCCGCAATATGGAAGGCCGAACTGTCGATGCCCACGATATGCGTGGCCGACTTGTAATAGCGCAGCTGATCGACCAAGGGGATTTTTTCGGGGTAGAGCGGGGTATAGCCGTTGCGAACCATGTTTTCTTCGATGGCCTGTTCCGCAATCACGCCGCCGCGGCCAGAGAATTTGGCGCGCGAGATGTAGATTTTACGCGGTGGATCCGTCTCGATCCGATCGGTCAACTCGTGCATCGTTTGCTGATACTCGGGGGTGCCCTTGGCAATCTTGCCCAGACCGAAGCCCTGGCCGGGAACGATCAGTTCTTCGACCTCGATCGGCTCGGGCGCCAGGGTGACTTCGGCGTCAAGCCCAAGAAGATCCCAGTAATCCTGACGATAGGCGACCTTGAATCTGTTCAGGCCGGCATGTTTGGGGACAAAGATGATGCTGTCATATTTTTCGCGTTTGAAGGCCCAGCAGCGCGACATCGTCTCGACAATGAAGTGGCCGAAATGGCCGTAGAACAACCCGCCCCACATATGGCGACCCGGCAGACGCATGACGGGTTTTACGTCCGGG from Paracoccus fistulariae carries:
- the ettA gene encoding energy-dependent translational throttle protein EttA, with the translated sequence MAAYQFVYHMDGVSKTYPGGKKVFENIRLNFLPGVKIGVVGVNGAGKSTLLKVMAGLDKDFSGEAWAAKGATVGYLPQEPQLDESLNVRDNVMLGVAAKKAKLDRYNELAMNYSDETAEEMAKLQDEIDAENLWDLDSQIDVAMEALRCPPDDTDVSTLSGGERRRVALCKLLLEQPDMLLLDEPTNHLDAETIAWLQKHLIEYPGTILIVTHDRYFLDDITSWILELDRGRGIPYEGNYSAWLEQKAKRLEQEAREDRSKQKTLERELEWIRAGAKARQAKQKARINAYNEMASQSEREKLSRAQIIIPNGERLGNKVIEVDGLKKAMGDKLLIEGLEFNLPPGGIVGVIGPNGAGKSTLFRMLTGQEQPDDGAITYGDTVNLSYVDQSRDALDPNKTVWEEISGGAEQIELGDATMNSRAYCSAFNFKGGDQQKKVGQLSGGERNRVHMAKLLKSGGNVLLLDEPTNDLDVETLQALEAALEDFAGCAVIISHDRFFLDRLCTHILAFEGDAHVEWFEGNFEAYEEDKVRRLGPDSIEPKRVKYKKFTR
- a CDS encoding tetratricopeptide repeat protein, producing MQVFSETGCAHGNVISCSDEGMLIIAGLNPDGDLQRAVTLVQQGCDRDYARACTNLGYLHFTGTAVSQSPEKAASYYRRGCDGGSAAGCRNLGLMVAQGDVPQKGLPSVDELLDRACDLGDVTAC
- a CDS encoding DUF2254 domain-containing protein codes for the protein MKDWLQSGWILRLREVLGKMWVRVVLYSLAGIVLAVVAPFVGPYLPFTPEMDLASGAVDSLLNIIASSMLAVTTFSMSILVGAYGSATSNATPRAVRLLEGDKTAQTAVSVFMGSFMFAIVGIVCLAAELYSDQGRVLLFVATLVDIAVIASALLRWVNHLNDFGRMSDIIDRIERASLPAARLYRDRPSLGCVPRPLEETETTVMLKVQKSGYVKFVDMNRLQTVASAEDLHVEVLRMPGKYVHEGEALLRLSRPASEKSQKLLREAFSLGESRAFDQDLFYGMIVLGEVASKALSPGINDPGTAIEVLRAGTRVLRVFHGTPDKENSNYFDRVHTPPIDVHALYRTFFAAIARDGAGLIEVQETVQDSLSSLETFGDPAAARIEAARARKRASDALDQEWEQETLRNA
- a CDS encoding HNH endonuclease, giving the protein MPNLTFPSDPICPLCDRPIPPGVPQSRHHLIPKLRGGKGGPVVLIHQACHSMIHKTITETELARHYNTVEALRGHPELAKFFRWVAKRPPGWKGKIR
- a CDS encoding DsbA family protein; translated protein: MPTRRFVLASGAALGVVPALPTFAQSAQRANPMPEELRQALERDPTSPVLGNPQGNITLTEFFDYNCPFCKKMVGTIQQLISSDPQLRVTYREWPVFGPGSDFAARASLASLQQRKYWQFHAALMAMRDRAEEGSVMRVARQVDLDEAKLRKDMQSENVETHIRNSADLAQHMGLIGTPTFICGDEAAFGELSLDDLRELIARGREALGVSKA
- a CDS encoding glycosyltransferase, which produces MNDRDVRILGVCRFSMLGRGDWKAYKNQPDEALEGIYAEKAIELFDPARIEARLQTFQHLTLRSLANQSDADFQLLVVSSDRMPLEYQDKLREICRGVDQVVLRFLPPIHISDAIKQVAEEIDLDLKDTMQFRLDDDDCVAKDYVRRLRRHAVCMWRNAHFAVSFPSIFYCVTDGPTEGIYNWFSPFFSAGACVRHSSRTIFDFGHYAIPQRLVAVTDPHFPNIVTHRGDNDTPRHPPEILRKRGMSKASKKDVARAVERHFDYLTPEGLDLCSFNKMLD
- a CDS encoding glycosyltransferase family 61 protein, translated to MSEPLPDEGWSREIVTIKNAIICPVTQAVQRPAMGVYSEEGGDCLHASLWRGGTRMTLGGSPDVKPVMRLPGRHMWGGLFYGHFGHFIVETMSRCWAFKREKYDSIIFVPKHAGLNRFKVAYRQDYWDLLGLDAEVTLAPEPIEVEELIVPGQGFGLGKIAKGTPEYQQTMHELTDRIETDPPRKIYISRAKFSGRGGVIAEQAIEENMVRNGYTPLYPEKIPLVDQLRYYKSATHIVGIDSSAFHIAGMTADPSKKFAFILRRENNAHEWIALQLEGMTGRQPVVINALTAHWMDKEHRHTNHHSWGELDHELLAQQLAENGFIDSAAGWIAPTEDAVQASIDYAIDRDRGNGLERRLSKRVQAL